A genomic stretch from Arachis stenosperma cultivar V10309 chromosome 3, arast.V10309.gnm1.PFL2, whole genome shotgun sequence includes:
- the LOC130967301 gene encoding acyltransferase Pun1-like: MEAENGKFPTVAKRNPQVISTVAIATKKMRNGKSGDGSCTYRDQRSIHCNDRGVTFLVSTVKTNLSYILNNPSESLLNHLFPDGLQWKDMGSDATILAIQINRFSCGGIAIAVCLSHKLGDGSTLFNFVNDWATINRTNNQLPFPPDLVAGSSLFPQEDLPVFPEISFTKQNTVCARLVFEGSKIESLKETVKSNGVENPSRVEVVIGMIYKRAVSALGLGGNVNAPLLLVAANLRRRMVPPLPEKSIGNWVWSFPVVSKKKEEGAGLHELVEETREGLSELCEKSVKKFGDKEFVIEFLRKATTARRSSPIGSEKRVFFFASWCRVPTYEVDFGWGKAAWVTSVGSPVKNSVVLMDAKDGNGVEALVSMEEQDLVVFQRDFELLQYASINPKVHA; the protein is encoded by the exons ATGGAAGCAGAAAATGGCAAGTTCCCTACGGTAGCAAAGCGAAATCCCCAAGTAATATCAACGGTAGCTATCGCgacaaagaaaatgaggaacGGCAAGAGTGGTGATGGCAGTT GTACCTACAGGGACCAGAGATCCATCCATTGCAACGACCGAGGCGTCACATTTCTCGTTTCAACCGTCAAGACCAACCTCTCATATATTCTCAACAACCCTTCCGAATCGCTTCTGAACCATCTTTTCCCCGATGGCCTTCAGTGGAAGGACATGGGTTCAGATGCCACCATATTAGCCATCCAAATCAACCGGTTCTCTTGCGGCGGAATCGCCATCGCCGTCTGCTTGTCTCATAAACTCGGCGACGGTTCCACTCTCTTCAACTTCGTCAATGACTGGGCTACTATCAACCGAACCAATAATCAACTACCTTTCCCGCCGGATCTTGTTGCGGGATCTTCTCTATTCCCGCAAGAGGACTTGCCGGTCTTTCCTGAAATCTCGTTCACGAAGCAAAACACTGTGTGTGCAAGACTCGTGTTCGAGGGTTCCAAGATCGAGTCCCTGAAGGAAACGGTGAAATCCAACGGCGTTGAGAACCCGTCGCGGGTTGAAGTTGTGATTGGAATGATCTACAAGCGGGCCGTTTCTGCTTTGGGGCTTGGCGGCAACGTTAACGCGCCTCTTTTGCTTGTTGCCGCGAATCTCCGAAGGAGAATGGTTCCTCCGCTTCCGGAGAAGTCCATAGGGAACTGGGTCTGGTCGTTCCCCGTAGTGTCAAAGAAAAAGGAGGAAGGTGCAGGGTTGCACGAGTTGGTGGAAGAAACGAGGGAAGGTTTATCGGAGTTGTGCGAGAAGAGTGTGAAGAAGTTTGGGGATAAGGAATTTGTGATTGAGTTCCTAAGGAAGGCTACTACGGCGAGGAGGAGTAGTCCGATTGGATCGGAGAAGAGAGTGTTCTTCTTTGCGAGCTGGTGTAGGGTTCCGACGTATGAGGTGGATTTTGGATGGGGGAAGGCGGCGTGGGTGACGAGTGTTGGGTCTCCAGTGAAGAACAGTGTGGTTTTGATGGATGCGAAAGATGGGAATGGCGTTGAAGCTCTTGTCAGCATGGAGGAGCAAGATTTGGTGGTCTTTCAGCGTGATTTCGAGCTCCTTCAATATGCTTCTATTAATCCAAAGGTTCATGCATGA